A portion of the Chryseobacterium tructae genome contains these proteins:
- the hxpB gene encoding hexitol phosphatase HxpB translates to MALKAVIFDMDGVLVDSEGFWARAEQEVFSSYGVQVTDELASQTKYMTTTEVTEFWYGKFPWENLDISSVEQEVVSKVIELIQIEDCTMSGIKEFIKALKNKKYKVGLATNAPIRVADAVLEKLQVRDLFDAIHSAEFEEKGKPHPAVYLTSAQQLGILPEHCIAIEDSHSGLKAAKAAGMKTIVFTNNDNNIDFDLADFKIQDFKEGLLPVLIN, encoded by the coding sequence ATGGCTTTAAAGGCGGTAATTTTTGATATGGATGGTGTTCTTGTAGACTCTGAAGGTTTTTGGGCAAGAGCAGAACAGGAAGTATTTTCATCATATGGAGTTCAGGTAACTGATGAGTTGGCTTCACAAACCAAATACATGACAACAACGGAGGTTACAGAGTTCTGGTACGGAAAGTTTCCATGGGAAAATCTGGATATATCTTCTGTAGAGCAAGAAGTTGTCTCTAAAGTCATTGAACTGATACAGATTGAAGACTGTACCATGTCGGGAATAAAGGAATTTATTAAGGCTCTTAAAAATAAAAAATATAAAGTCGGGTTGGCTACCAATGCTCCTATAAGGGTTGCGGATGCCGTTCTTGAAAAACTTCAGGTTCGTGATCTTTTTGATGCCATTCATTCTGCAGAATTTGAAGAAAAAGGAAAACCTCATCCTGCTGTATACCTTACTTCTGCTCAGCAATTGGGTATATTACCGGAACACTGTATTGCTATTGAGGATAGCCATTCCGGATTAAAGGCTGCCAAAGCTGCCGGAATGAAGACTATTGTTTTTACCAATAATGATAACAACATAGACTTTGATTTGGCAGATTTTAAAATACAGGATTTTAAAGAAGGATTATTACCCGTTTTAATCAATTAG
- a CDS encoding helix-turn-helix transcriptional regulator translates to MKKPAADRILMFLKMRGETTSLLIAKELSITKEGARKHLLNLAEAGLIEPTMKSEGVGRPSTYYTLTDKGLAQFPDTHAEVTVQLLQSVKNLLGENALDLLISDREKNTYERYEKVLSKTKTIEKRLDALAEVRSKEGYMAEWKKEGEEYFLIENHCPICAAATECQGFCRAELSNFNH, encoded by the coding sequence ATGAAAAAGCCGGCAGCAGATCGCATTTTGATGTTTTTAAAGATGAGAGGTGAGACAACTTCACTTTTGATTGCTAAAGAATTATCCATCACAAAAGAAGGAGCGAGAAAGCATTTACTCAACCTTGCTGAAGCCGGATTGATTGAACCTACAATGAAGAGTGAAGGAGTAGGGCGACCTTCCACTTATTATACACTTACTGATAAGGGGCTGGCTCAGTTTCCGGATACCCATGCGGAAGTAACGGTTCAGCTTTTACAATCTGTAAAAAATCTTTTAGGAGAAAATGCTCTGGATCTATTGATTAGTGACCGGGAAAAGAATACCTATGAACGCTATGAAAAGGTTCTTTCTAAAACAAAAACGATAGAAAAACGTTTGGATGCCCTTGCAGAAGTCAGAAGCAAAGAAGGATACATGGCCGAATGGAAAAAAGAAGGCGAGGAGTATTTTCTGATCGAAAACCATTGTCCAATCTGTGCTGCAGCAACGGAATGCCAGGGATTTTGCAGAGCTGAACTTTCAAATTTCAATCATTGA
- a CDS encoding superoxide dismutase, whose protein sequence is MKPFTLPQLPYAYDALEPFIDKNTMTIHHQRHHQAYVDNLNAALEQTNETSPDLDSLLQRISEYSPAVRNNGGGHFNHSLFWEILSPTPKLNPEGKLNEAITSTFGSLEDLKAEMKKAGLGQFGSGWVWLFVKFNGSLAVSATPNQDNPMMDILPVNRGFPILGIDVWEHAYYLAYQNKRADYLDSFWSVLDWTSVEKKYEEVLSKIR, encoded by the coding sequence ATGAAACCATTTACATTACCTCAGTTACCTTATGCATATGATGCTTTGGAACCTTTTATCGATAAAAATACAATGACTATTCACCACCAGCGCCATCATCAGGCTTATGTAGATAATCTGAATGCTGCTTTGGAACAAACCAATGAAACCAGCCCTGATCTTGATTCTCTATTGCAAAGAATCAGCGAATACAGTCCGGCGGTAAGAAATAATGGTGGTGGCCACTTCAATCATTCCTTATTCTGGGAAATTCTTTCTCCGACACCTAAATTGAATCCTGAAGGAAAACTGAATGAGGCCATCACTTCCACATTTGGAAGTCTTGAAGATCTTAAAGCAGAAATGAAAAAAGCAGGTCTTGGGCAATTCGGATCCGGATGGGTTTGGTTGTTTGTAAAATTCAATGGGTCTCTTGCCGTAAGTGCTACCCCTAATCAGGACAACCCTATGATGGATATTCTTCCGGTAAACAGAGGATTCCCTATTCTTGGAATCGATGTTTGGGAACACGCTTACTATCTGGCCTATCAAAATAAAAGGGCAGATTATCTGGATTCATTCTGGTCTGTATTGGATTGGACTTCGGTAGAGAAAAAATATGAAGAAGTGCTTTCAAAAATAAGATAA
- a CDS encoding DUF2480 family protein, which translates to MCNCNPVMNQETFINKAKASGIIALDLLQYKPTTEIVELDIKDHLFMGMIVKEKEFKESIAAVDFSIYDGKAVGIICSTDAIIPPWAYMFLMEKLAPYAVYVDLNNAKTVLIDLWKRRLIYADLKHYKDQKVVVKAGPDIAPALYLLATSLLQPLVKNLMYGEIGLPKVIFKK; encoded by the coding sequence ATGTGTAATTGCAACCCCGTTATGAATCAGGAAACTTTTATTAATAAAGCAAAAGCCTCAGGCATCATTGCTCTTGATCTTTTACAATATAAGCCCACTACCGAGATTGTGGAATTGGATATCAAAGATCATCTCTTTATGGGAATGATCGTTAAAGAAAAAGAGTTTAAAGAATCAATTGCTGCAGTAGATTTTTCTATATATGACGGAAAAGCGGTAGGAATTATTTGTTCTACAGATGCTATTATTCCGCCATGGGCATATATGTTTCTTATGGAAAAACTAGCTCCTTATGCTGTTTACGTAGATTTAAACAATGCAAAAACAGTACTTATTGATCTCTGGAAACGTCGTCTCATCTATGCAGACCTGAAACATTATAAGGATCAGAAAGTGGTTGTGAAGGCAGGACCTGATATTGCTCCGGCACTTTACCTTTTAGCAACTTCATTATTGCAGCCTTTGGTCAAAAACCTTATGTATGGTGAAATAGGACTTCCAAAAGTAATTTTCAAAAAATAA
- a CDS encoding NADPH-dependent FMN reductase — MKAIIFNGSLERRTESTSGLIAAYVSGHLKALGIKTDIFTLADSGIPLYDVTLTKTPLAVERMTQMFQDAELHFWLAPLYHGSIPGVMKNCLDWLEVTANTYEPYLTDKTIGLVCWADGLQAMQGINAMDTIAKSLRAWPLPFSVPMLRNSLFDSENPKQISAFYSGKLNKLISIATTKKIEKLQLQ, encoded by the coding sequence ATGAAAGCAATTATATTCAACGGATCTCTGGAAAGAAGAACAGAATCTACTTCCGGCCTTATTGCAGCTTATGTATCAGGGCATCTGAAAGCACTTGGAATAAAGACTGATATTTTTACACTCGCTGATTCAGGAATTCCTTTATATGATGTCACTCTTACCAAAACCCCACTGGCAGTGGAAAGGATGACCCAGATGTTTCAGGATGCAGAGCTTCATTTCTGGCTGGCTCCTTTGTATCACGGAAGCATTCCGGGGGTGATGAAAAACTGTCTCGACTGGCTGGAAGTGACAGCCAATACTTATGAACCTTATCTTACTGACAAAACCATAGGATTAGTATGCTGGGCAGATGGTTTACAGGCTATGCAAGGGATCAATGCGATGGATACCATTGCCAAATCATTGCGAGCATGGCCACTTCCCTTTAGCGTTCCGATGCTGAGAAATTCTTTATTTGATAGTGAAAATCCAAAACAGATCTCAGCATTCTATTCTGGAAAACTCAATAAGCTTATCAGCATAGCCACAACAAAGAAAATAGAAAAACTACAACTACAATAA
- a CDS encoding 2Fe-2S iron-sulfur cluster-binding protein gives MKDEITITVTDQTGIQHTLICPLEMGLTLKDICKAYELPMEAMCGGMAMCATCHCYILNGAASLSEKNDVEDALLSELFTSKESSRLACQIYLTAQMDGLSIEIVAN, from the coding sequence ATGAAAGACGAAATAACAATCACAGTGACAGATCAGACCGGTATTCAGCATACCCTGATCTGCCCACTGGAGATGGGACTTACTTTAAAAGATATCTGTAAAGCCTATGAATTACCTATGGAAGCCATGTGCGGTGGAATGGCCATGTGTGCGACCTGTCATTGCTATATTCTGAATGGAGCGGCATCATTGTCTGAAAAAAATGATGTGGAAGATGCCCTTCTTTCAGAACTCTTTACTTCTAAGGAAAGCAGCAGGCTAGCTTGCCAAATCTATCTGACAGCCCAAATGGATGGGCTTTCTATAGAAATTGTGGCAAATTAA
- a CDS encoding 4Fe-4S dicluster domain-containing protein yields the protein MAIKITDDCINCGACEPECPNSAIYEGAIDWRWQDKTKLSGAVTFPDGTVADANAYNQAVSDEVYYIVSGKCTECKGFHEEPQCKAVCPVDCCIDDPDHRESDEVLLDRQKFMHEV from the coding sequence ATGGCAATAAAAATAACAGATGACTGTATTAATTGTGGAGCCTGTGAACCGGAATGTCCCAATTCAGCCATTTACGAGGGAGCCATCGACTGGCGTTGGCAGGATAAAACCAAACTTTCAGGGGCTGTAACCTTCCCTGATGGAACTGTGGCAGATGCCAATGCATATAATCAGGCTGTATCTGATGAAGTGTATTATATTGTATCCGGAAAATGTACAGAATGTAAAGGGTTTCATGAGGAGCCTCAGTGCAAGGCTGTATGTCCCGTAGACTGCTGTATTGATGATCCCGATCATAGAGAGTCTGATGAAGTCCTACTGGATCGACAGAAATTCATGCATGAAGTTTAA
- a CDS encoding alpha/beta fold hydrolase has product MKPILFFLVMLSVLLSAQTDVSKLKKEYAQLLEKSNYGNNPKAGKYYEVNGIKMYCEVYGEGKPLLLIHGNGGSIVDFSKQIPFFSKHYKVIVADSRAQGKSTDKGSALTYEMMADDYAELLQKMKIDSAFVIGWSDGGINGLLLSMRHPEKVKKLMVTGANLRPDSTAVQADIFKMVSNNYAKFKEIFAAKKDKTDLDYTVLKLKRLLSEQPNIDPKTLWSIKIPVLVVGGDDDVIKPEHTLEIFRNLPKANLWILPDSGHSTLVVYTDEFNAKADTFFKTKYRVIKDRDREF; this is encoded by the coding sequence ATGAAACCGATATTATTTTTTCTCGTCATGTTGTCTGTTTTATTATCAGCACAAACCGATGTATCAAAGCTCAAAAAAGAGTATGCTCAGCTTTTAGAAAAATCCAATTATGGAAATAATCCAAAAGCAGGCAAATATTATGAGGTCAATGGAATCAAAATGTACTGTGAAGTCTACGGAGAAGGCAAGCCATTGCTTCTTATCCATGGAAATGGAGGCTCAATTGTAGATTTTTCCAAACAAATTCCTTTTTTTTCAAAGCATTATAAAGTGATCGTTGCCGATAGCAGGGCACAAGGGAAATCAACAGATAAAGGCAGTGCCCTTACTTACGAAATGATGGCTGATGATTATGCCGAACTGCTTCAAAAAATGAAAATTGATTCCGCTTTTGTAATAGGCTGGAGCGATGGAGGAATTAATGGACTTTTGCTCAGCATGAGACATCCGGAAAAGGTAAAAAAACTTATGGTTACGGGTGCCAATTTAAGACCCGACTCTACAGCAGTGCAAGCTGATATATTTAAAATGGTAAGTAATAACTATGCAAAATTTAAAGAAATATTTGCTGCTAAAAAGGACAAAACAGATCTGGATTATACGGTTCTCAAACTTAAAAGATTGTTGAGTGAGCAGCCGAATATAGATCCTAAAACTTTATGGAGTATTAAAATTCCTGTCCTTGTTGTCGGCGGTGATGATGATGTAATAAAACCGGAGCATACTTTGGAAATATTCAGGAATCTTCCCAAAGCTAATTTGTGGATTTTACCTGATTCCGGGCATAGTACCTTGGTTGTTTATACTGATGAATTTAATGCTAAAGCAGATACTTTTTTTAAAACAAAATACAGGGTGATCAAAGATAGAGATCGTGAGTTTTAA
- a CDS encoding tetratricopeptide repeat protein has translation MMKFYLKNTLRYVPFIFGYICLIIFSGCDSKNTELSYENFDRTVLKRNETLRQSGDYVNLVRLNLQYLKKAKEKGYKDGEALCYMNIANIYATINNYEAALSYHKRAENILKITNNKVLLARISYEYAEIDIVLRLFDTALKYNTKGISYLKDISEEDKKNYSLDKLYSGRASILMSQDNIDSVLTYFHKALWINNSPLTHTQLAQYHISDNLDSSLIYLQKAQVLLKNDKINTARKGFFHLVYGDYFGARKEYEKAIVHYKAAVLINEKTHRTFYLPGLYQAIALDYRRLNKKSEEQQYLVQYVKSKQSLDHVQDEGVNHAVAEEISKNQNEQTSSFKKNILIYGLIAIVIVFIIVLIIYKRFKKKVRLIDHLETTRIDEDFKALIEMAKENDSSFLAGFEKVYPDFIPKLLDINPDLTTSELEFCAMIKLNFTSKEIANYTFIQHRSVQQKKSRIRKRLGIFDHQDLFVFFQNL, from the coding sequence ATGATGAAATTTTATTTAAAGAATACGCTCAGGTATGTTCCTTTTATTTTTGGATATATCTGTTTGATTATATTTTCCGGCTGCGATAGCAAAAACACAGAATTATCTTACGAAAATTTTGATCGTACAGTATTAAAAAGAAATGAAACATTACGACAATCAGGAGATTATGTAAATCTGGTAAGGCTTAATCTGCAATATCTTAAAAAAGCAAAAGAAAAGGGGTACAAAGACGGAGAAGCCTTATGCTATATGAATATAGCTAATATATATGCCACCATCAACAATTATGAAGCTGCTCTTTCCTATCATAAACGTGCTGAAAATATATTAAAAATAACCAATAATAAAGTTTTGCTGGCTCGTATTTCTTATGAATATGCGGAAATTGATATTGTTTTAAGATTGTTTGATACGGCATTAAAGTATAATACAAAAGGGATATCTTATCTAAAAGATATTTCTGAAGAGGACAAAAAAAATTATTCTTTAGATAAATTGTATTCTGGCAGAGCCAGTATTTTAATGAGCCAGGATAATATTGATTCGGTACTGACCTATTTTCATAAGGCTTTATGGATTAATAATTCTCCTCTTACCCATACTCAATTAGCTCAGTATCATATTTCAGACAACCTGGATTCATCACTTATCTATCTTCAAAAAGCCCAGGTATTATTGAAGAATGATAAAATAAATACTGCCAGAAAAGGTTTTTTTCATTTGGTTTACGGGGATTATTTTGGGGCCAGGAAAGAGTATGAAAAGGCCATTGTACATTATAAAGCAGCAGTATTGATTAATGAAAAAACACATCGTACATTTTATCTTCCAGGGCTTTATCAAGCAATAGCATTGGATTATAGAAGGCTTAACAAGAAAAGTGAAGAACAGCAATATTTGGTGCAGTATGTTAAATCGAAGCAAAGTCTGGATCATGTTCAGGATGAGGGTGTTAATCATGCTGTTGCTGAAGAAATTTCTAAAAACCAAAATGAGCAGACAAGCAGTTTTAAGAAAAATATATTGATATATGGTCTTATTGCAATCGTTATTGTTTTTATTATCGTTTTAATCATTTACAAAAGATTCAAAAAGAAAGTAAGGCTGATTGATCATTTAGAAACAACAAGGATTGATGAGGACTTTAAAGCATTGATCGAAATGGCTAAAGAAAATGATTCATCATTTCTGGCTGGATTCGAAAAGGTATATCCTGATTTTATTCCCAAACTTTTAGACATCAATCCGGATCTTACCACATCAGAACTGGAGTTCTGTGCGATGATCAAATTGAATTTTACTTCCAAAGAGATTGCTAATTATACTTTTATTCAACATAGATCTGTACAACAAAAGAAAAGCAGAATCAGAAAAAGATTAGGAATTTTTGATCATCAGGATTTGTTTGTCTTTTTTCAAAATTTATAA
- a CDS encoding helix-turn-helix domain-containing protein encodes MKNSEFPDYKRIYTDLIAACYPNKKEQCSCILSQDHLSALDVIKLNEILTSNSETDHVLSNQSFRSYDQVTILKILDYQKKNRLNNTQISNHFKLSRNTVTKWKKKFLY; translated from the coding sequence ATGAAAAATTCCGAGTTTCCAGATTATAAAAGAATTTATACAGACCTTATTGCGGCTTGTTATCCAAATAAAAAAGAACAATGCTCTTGTATTTTATCTCAGGATCATCTTTCAGCTCTTGATGTTATTAAACTTAATGAAATACTAACCTCAAATTCTGAAACGGATCATGTATTATCTAATCAGAGTTTCCGCTCCTATGATCAGGTTACTATTTTGAAAATTCTTGATTATCAAAAGAAAAACAGACTTAACAATACCCAGATTTCCAATCATTTCAAGCTAAGCAGGAATACAGTGACAAAATGGAAAAAAAAGTTTCTCTATTAA
- a CDS encoding transposase codes for MELLEINDVVLNVSTNMLNFKEIHIGQLIQTKIAEENITMERAAQFMKCTESDIHQFFLQKELSTDIVLKWSKLLEYDFFRLYSQHLVLYAPPKKNGLSEPDVKKKSNLPQFRKKIYTKEVILFILKLIISGEKTKQQVMDDYRIPKTTLYTWIRKYSVYVS; via the coding sequence ATGGAATTACTGGAAATAAATGATGTTGTATTAAATGTATCAACCAATATGTTAAATTTTAAAGAGATTCATATAGGGCAGCTTATTCAGACAAAAATTGCTGAAGAAAATATTACGATGGAAAGAGCTGCCCAGTTTATGAAATGTACCGAATCGGACATTCATCAATTTTTTTTACAAAAAGAACTTTCCACTGATATTGTTTTGAAATGGAGTAAGTTGCTGGAGTACGACTTCTTTCGTCTGTATTCTCAGCATCTGGTATTGTATGCGCCTCCTAAAAAAAACGGTTTATCAGAGCCGGATGTAAAGAAAAAAAGTAATTTACCTCAATTTCGCAAGAAGATTTATACCAAAGAGGTGATATTGTTTATTTTAAAGCTCATTATTTCTGGGGAAAAAACAAAACAACAGGTCATGGATGACTATAGAATTCCGAAAACTACTTTATATACATGGATCAGAAAATATTCTGTTTATGTTTCCTGA
- a CDS encoding choice-of-anchor L domain-containing protein gives MNRFYLFYIFFLVLPTYGKAQAVPVISNTGTPGFIAASGWSDSQLLNLLFGKDISSRVSNLKVWGKNTSIYGMHDLSKIGKVYPSAPDFADFDKALLFSTGRTFSLADNTSAGFTNNPGSGINGIDPFVNKTYFDKAGISFTYNAPSAGTFSGKVVFGSEEYLEYVGLANDVSRIIVNGNNILLTPDGREVSVDNINNIENSNLFVNNDWNMSGVRAYYAEPDGISKTLTFNSNLHAGLNTITIYVEDIYDNIYDSWLFFKAGSFKAPDECTQPPLLTGKSTIPSMIGITSHTTRNPGWQENISNGFIALESPDKGFVISRVNNDTSISDPREGMLIYSIADKCVKLYNGTHWNCIEQSCNQ, from the coding sequence ATGAACCGCTTTTATCTGTTTTATATATTCTTTTTAGTACTTCCTACTTATGGAAAGGCTCAGGCTGTACCTGTAATTTCGAATACAGGAACTCCTGGATTTATTGCTGCAAGTGGATGGAGTGATAGCCAATTATTAAATCTTCTTTTTGGAAAGGATATTTCTTCCAGAGTTTCTAATCTTAAGGTCTGGGGAAAAAATACTTCAATTTATGGAATGCATGACCTTAGTAAAATAGGGAAAGTGTATCCTTCAGCTCCGGATTTTGCAGATTTTGATAAAGCCCTTCTGTTTTCAACTGGAAGAACATTTTCATTAGCAGATAATACATCTGCAGGTTTTACAAACAATCCGGGAAGTGGGATAAACGGAATTGATCCTTTTGTCAATAAAACGTATTTTGATAAAGCAGGAATATCTTTTACCTATAATGCTCCTTCGGCAGGAACTTTCAGCGGTAAGGTTGTATTTGGATCGGAAGAATATCTGGAGTATGTAGGCCTTGCTAATGATGTTAGCCGGATTATCGTAAACGGGAATAATATTTTGTTGACACCGGATGGAAGAGAAGTTTCTGTAGATAATATCAACAATATAGAAAATTCAAATCTTTTTGTGAATAATGACTGGAATATGTCCGGAGTAAGAGCTTATTATGCAGAGCCTGATGGAATTTCAAAAACGCTCACATTCAATAGCAATCTTCACGCAGGCCTCAATACAATTACGATCTATGTAGAAGATATCTATGATAATATCTATGACTCTTGGTTGTTTTTCAAAGCAGGAAGTTTCAAAGCTCCTGATGAATGTACCCAGCCCCCATTGTTAACAGGAAAGAGTACTATACCCTCTATGATAGGAATTACCAGTCATACAACAAGAAATCCCGGATGGCAGGAAAATATTTCCAACGGTTTTATTGCGTTGGAGTCTCCGGACAAAGGCTTTGTAATCAGTCGTGTAAATAATGATACTTCAATTAGTGATCCCCGCGAGGGAATGCTGATATATAGCATTGCTGATAAATGTGTAAAACTGTATAACGGAACCCATTGGAATTGTATTGAGCAAAGCTGTAACCAATAA
- a CDS encoding Crp/Fnr family transcriptional regulator, translating to MDKSSINNYFHSLFSIQEEVVEKITETFIQFELKANAILLDQNTISTKTYFLEKGYVRSYLLNEDNEEITTNIYAAPCFVNDFLSFFRQQPTKETYQAVTDCTFWETGLENVQYNFHNIPEFREFSRLLFVLNYHNIHDRLIEMASQKASTRYCSLMKKDPDIFQHVPLKIIASYLGIKDSSLSRIRREIRK from the coding sequence ATGGATAAATCATCGATCAACAATTATTTCCATTCCTTGTTCAGCATTCAGGAAGAGGTAGTTGAAAAAATCACGGAAACCTTTATTCAGTTTGAATTAAAGGCTAATGCTATTCTCTTGGATCAAAATACCATCAGCACCAAAACGTATTTTCTTGAAAAAGGATATGTACGTTCTTATCTGCTGAATGAAGATAACGAGGAGATAACGACCAATATTTATGCAGCACCTTGTTTTGTAAATGATTTTTTATCTTTCTTCAGGCAACAACCCACCAAAGAAACCTATCAGGCTGTAACAGATTGTACGTTTTGGGAAACCGGGTTGGAAAATGTACAGTATAATTTTCATAATATTCCGGAATTTAGGGAATTCAGCAGGCTTCTTTTTGTTCTAAATTATCATAATATTCATGACAGATTGATTGAAATGGCAAGCCAGAAGGCATCTACCAGATATTGTAGCCTGATGAAAAAAGATCCTGATATTTTTCAACATGTTCCGTTGAAGATCATTGCATCCTATCTGGGAATTAAAGACAGTTCATTAAGTCGAATCCGTAGGGAAATTCGTAAATAA
- a CDS encoding class I SAM-dependent methyltransferase, protein MQEEKIDFLHHNESAWNKQALEQNEWSKAVSTELINEAKEGTWEVHLTPKPLQKEWLGDIKGKRILCLASAGGQQAPVLAAAGADVVVFDISEEQLRQDERVAERDGLSLKTIQGDMRDLSAFEDESFDIVFHPISNHYVEDVNPVWQEAYRVLKRGGSLLASFFNPVVFVADRNPQDMADGIIRPKYTLPFADIKDLDQEQIARKIANQEALVFGHTLSDLIGGQLKAGFMIADFTEEMQPHPRFLIDQYLPTFMATKAVKLN, encoded by the coding sequence ATGCAAGAAGAAAAAATTGACTTTTTACATCACAATGAGTCAGCCTGGAATAAACAGGCATTAGAACAAAACGAATGGTCTAAGGCTGTAAGCACAGAGCTGATCAATGAAGCAAAAGAAGGGACATGGGAAGTACACCTTACCCCCAAGCCTTTACAGAAAGAATGGCTGGGTGATATAAAAGGGAAAAGAATCTTATGTTTAGCATCTGCGGGCGGGCAACAAGCTCCGGTACTGGCTGCAGCAGGGGCTGATGTTGTCGTTTTTGATATTTCGGAAGAACAGCTGAGACAGGATGAAAGGGTGGCAGAACGAGACGGGTTGTCTTTAAAAACCATTCAGGGAGATATGAGAGACCTCAGCGCTTTTGAAGACGAATCTTTTGATATTGTATTTCATCCTATTTCCAATCATTATGTGGAAGATGTAAATCCTGTCTGGCAAGAAGCGTACAGAGTATTAAAAAGAGGAGGTTCTTTATTGGCCAGCTTTTTCAACCCGGTTGTTTTTGTAGCAGATCGCAATCCACAGGACATGGCAGATGGGATTATCAGACCCAAATATACATTGCCTTTTGCGGATATCAAAGACCTGGATCAAGAGCAGATTGCCAGAAAAATAGCGAATCAGGAAGCGCTGGTTTTTGGACATACGCTTTCTGATCTGATTGGAGGGCAGCTGAAGGCTGGTTTTATGATTGCCGATTTTACAGAGGAAATGCAGCCCCATCCAAGATTTTTAATTGATCAATACCTGCCAACTTTTATGGCAACAAAAGCGGTGAAACTAAACTAA